A genomic segment from Drosophila kikkawai strain 14028-0561.14 unplaced genomic scaffold, DkikHiC1v2 scaffold_184, whole genome shotgun sequence encodes:
- the LOC138929399 gene encoding uncharacterized protein, translating into MSWLADNGLSLAEQKTEAVLISSRKVVEKAQLQEYEAAKASKATAAISRMMANTRGPRQHSRRLISTVVTSTLLYAAPIWSEAMLVANYSRQRRTVYRRCALRISSCFCTVSEEAALVVAGSIPIDLLAAERRTGNSGSRTQRSITVARWQASGYTDVHGQVDFYATQLITGHGCFKAYLHRFKHEADPSCDYCGVHPLRMQNTPSSSVLFSARKER; encoded by the exons ATGTCGTGGCTAGCAGACAACGGTCTCTCCCTTGCCGAGCAGAAAACGGAGGCCGTACTTATCAGTAGCCGAAAGGTTGTCGAGAAG GCTCAACTACAAGAGTACGAAGCGGCCAAGGCGTCCAAGGCCACTGCCGCCATctcgaggatgatggccaacacgcGCGGTCCTAGGCAGCACAGTAGACGGCTGATATCAACAGTCGTGACGTCAACCCTACTCTACGCCGCACCGATATGGTCGGAGGCCATGCTGGTTGCGAACTACAGCCGCCAACGCAGGACGGTGTATCGACGCTGCGCGCTGCGCATttccagctgcttctgcacggtcTCTGAAGAAGCTGCGCTGGTGGTAGCCGGATCGATCCCTATCGACCTGCTGGCAGCGGAACGCAGGACCGGTAACTCGGGCAGCAGAACCCAGAGGAGCATCACTGTCGCAAGGTGGCAGGCGAG TGGATACACAGACGTCCACGGGCAAGTAGACTTCTACGCAACGCAGCTGATCACGGGCCACGGATGCTTCAAGGCCTATCTTCACAGATTCAAGCACGAGGCCGACCCATCCTGCGACTATTGCGGCGTGCATCCGTTGAGGATGCAGAACACGCCTTCTTCGAGTGTCCTCTTTTCCGCGCGGAAAGAGAGGTAG
- the LOC138929400 gene encoding uncharacterized protein — translation MSWLADNGLSLAEQKTEAVLISSRKVVEKAQLQEYAAAKASKATAAISRMMANTRGPRQHSRRLISTVVTSTLLYAAPIWSEAMLVANYSRQCRTVYRRCALRISSCFCPVSEEAALVVADRSLSTCWQRNAGPVTRAAEPRGASLSQGGRRGGITRALDAGHIGYPRSGSVDTQTSRASRLLHNAADHGPRMLQGYLHRFKHEADPSCDYCGGASVEDAEHAFFECPLFARKERQQRQQPTVAQ, via the exons ATGTCGTGGCTAGCAGACAACGGTCTCTCCCTTGCCGAGCAGAAAACGGAGGCCGTACTTATCAGTAGCCGAAAGGTTGTCGAGAAG GCTCAACTACAAgagtacgcagcggccaaggcgtccaaggccactgccgccatctcgaggatgatggccaacacgcGCGGTCCTAGGCAGCACAGTAGACGGCTGATATCAACAGTCGTGACGTCAACCCTACTCTACGCCGCACCGATATGGTCGGAGGCCATGCTGGTTGCGAACTACAGCCGCCAATGCAGGACGGTGTATCGACGCTGCGCGCTGCGCATTTCCAGCTGCTTCTGCCCAGTCTCTGAAGAAGCTGCGCTGGTGGTAGCCGATCGATCCCTATCGACCTGCTGGCAGCGGAACGCAGGACCGGTAACTCGGGCAGCAGAACCCAGAGGAGCATCACTGTCGCAAGGTGGCAGGCGAGGTGGGATAACGCGAGCACTGGACGCTGGACACATCGGCTATCCCCGATCTGGATCAGTGGATACACAGACGTCACGGGCAAGTAGACTTCTACACAACGCAGCTGATCACGGGCCACGGATGCTTCAAGGCTATCTTCACAGATTCAAGCACGAGGCCGACCCATCCTGCGACTATTGCGGCGGTGCATCCGTTGAGGATGCAGAACACGCCTTCTTCGAGTGTCCTCTTTTCGCGCGGAAAGAGAGGCAGCAGAGGCAACAACCaaccgtcgcacagtag